The genomic stretch ATTTCCTGACTTACCCTTCGGTATCTTCTGTTGTTGGACTTTGTGTGGAACCCTGACTTTTCCTCCAATAGGCTGCTGCTTCTTCCCTGCGGCCCAGTCTCCAAAGTGCCTCCAGCAGCCAGAGCTCAGTCTCTGCACTTCCTGCAGGCAAACAGAGAGCCTTTATAGCCTCCAAGAGGTCCTCTGCACATCAGCCTCAACCCACGATCTCATCCTGACTGCTGCTTAAATCGATTTCAAATGTATCCTGTTCACCTCACTCACAACCATAAGCTTTAGTTGTATCAAAGAAAGGGCCTCAAATTTGATTATAAACTTTAGATGTAAAAATGCATGTGATAAGTTTATTCTGTGTAAATGTAAGGCACTGGGTACGACTGAAGCAGGCATGCAGCTACCAATGTAAAGATGCTCGACAACGTGTTATTTTCTCAGCTCGACGGATCACccgagattaaaaaaaaaaatggtcagAGGCATTTAAGATAATAGCCCTGCAATTGCCCTCAGGTAGGCTTCATTCACATGTGCAATACATATGTAGTCCAAAAATGTAGTAGGAGATAATTAAGTAGTCCGCATTACAAAGCTCAAATTAAGGGAAGGCATTATAGTGAGAAGAGTATAAAAAGCAACTCTGTCTAACAACAAAGGTCTAACTATGTTCCTTATTACATTAATGGTTGTCATTAAGTCAATAGAATGATACAACATGTTTATGAAGGTGATGTGGGGTGATGTACCTGTACCTGGAGAAGCCTGCAGGCTGAGCTGGAAGTTGTGCAAAGCCTCTTTCTCCTGTTGTCTTTCCATGAAGCTCACCCCTCTGGCAGTGAAGGCCAGGACCTTCAGCCTCTGCAGAGCTTGCACTCCGCTCGCAGTCCCCTCACACTGCCAGCCTGAAAAACAGTTTCCTGTCACCCGGTCGCTACTGCAGGTTCATTACCATACCTGTCACTGTCCTTTCCACAGTGAAAGGTTGACGTCTCATGACTGTTTATGATCTTTCTTCACTCATGCTTGGTGTTTTCAGTATGGAGAGGCACGGCGTTCTCCTCTGCTGTCCCCAAATCCATTAATGTGATGTTGACAAGATAACCAGTAATGCAGCAAAGTTAACCAAAGATGCCATAGAGAACTGAACAGCCAAAGCACTTTTAGTATCCTGCAATTAACATCAGACCTATTTTTGTTTCTGAAGTATTACATCAATTTACAAATGTCACAAATATAGTGTATATAcctatacatttacaaatacacaCTCTCACTTGCACATTTAcatacacaattatatatatacactcacctaaaggattattaggaacaccatactaatactgtgtttgaccccctttcgccttcagaactgccttaattctacgtggcattgattcaacaaggtgctgaaagcattctttagaaatgttggcccatattgataggatagcatcttgcagttgatggagatttgtgggatgcacatccagggcacgaagctcccgttccaccacatcccaaagatgctctattgggttgagatctggtgactgtgggggccagtttagtacagtgaactcattgtcatgttcaagaaaccaatttgaaatgattcgacctttgtgacatggtgcattatcctgctggaagtagccatcagaggatgggtacatggtggtcataaagggatggacatggtcagaaacaatgctcaggtaggccgtggcatttaaacgatgcccaattggcactaaggggcctaaagtgtgccaagaaaacatcccccacaccattacaccaccaccaccagcctgcacagtggtaacaaggcatgatggagccatgttctcattctgtttacgccaaattctgactctaccatctgaatgtctcaacagaaatcgagactcatcagaccaggcaacatttttccagtcttcaactgtccaattttggtgagcttgtgcaaattgtagcctctttttcctatttgtagtggagatgagtggtacccggtggggtcttctgctgttgtagcccatccgcctcaaggttgtacgtgttgtggcttcacaaatgctttgctgcatacctcggttgtaacgagtggttatttcagtcaaagttgctcttctatcagcttgaatcagtcggcccattctcctctgacctctagcaacaacaaggcattttcgcccacaggactgccacatactggatgtttttcccttttcacaccattctttgtaaaccctagaaatggttgtgtgtgaaaatcccagtaactgagcagattgtgaaatactcagaccggcccgtctggcaccaacaaccatgccacgctcaaaattgcttaaatcacctttctttcccattcagacattcagtttggagttcaggagattgtcttgaccaggaccacacccctaaatgcattgaagcaactgccatgtgattggttggttagataattgcattaatgagaaattgaacaggtgttcctaataatcctttaggtgagtgtatatatatatatataaaattgtgtATGTATAAGCTTttaaacatacacatacaataaCCTGCACACTTTCCCAAGTCCACAAACTTCAATAGTGGGCTTCAACCGTTATTTTGTAACAATGATCGTTGCTGACAGCATTCTGTTCTGCCACTCACCTGTATGTTGAACATGGACCTTAACCAGGAGACTGATGCACCTGAAACAAACCCAAGACGGAATTCCATTTAAATCAAGTATAGCTGCTGCAGAAAGCAGCTCAATACTacgcgcacacactcacactagcCAGCTATTTCCATTGTAAGAGACCTGCCTGGCAAAATAACAAGCCATACATATACGTTGTGCCACCTGTTCTTCATAACTTCATAACCTCTGCTTAGCAAAGGGATCAAGACAAAGTATCTGTCAGGTCACCCTGGCATGCTGTGCTACTGCAACACCAGGCAGTGTGGAAAAAGGACCTCCATAATgagttatttttaaacaacttTTACCTGGTGAAGTGAGTTACCGCCTCCTTACTGTCCTTCAGACAGGTGAATGCTTGACCTTGAAGGAAATAGGCAGCTGCTGCCCACAACACAAAGTTTAGGCTCTCCCACTTCCCCTCGCAGGCCTCATCCGAGGGTTCTGTAGAACCAGGGTCCCGGAGCTCTGCATGGGACAGAGGCACAGCAAGTTGATCTGGGATGAGGACCACCGTCTTACTGACGACCTCCTCACACACCACGATAGCATCCCAGTGCCTCTTGGCCTTTAGCAGGGCTAACGCCGCTTCAAGGTAAATTTCAGGAATCCGGGGAAGATGTGGGCTGTGGCCAGTGGTCACCTAAAAGATACAAATGTACAGTTTAAACAGGGAGTCCTCAGTCTtgaaacattttacttttaatcGAGAACCTTCAAGAAGGCATGCAGTGCATTTCTCCcaaaatagaataaataaaagatgTAGGCACACACAGGTTTACCCTTTTCGCTTACTAACCAGAACAGTATTAACAAAGTAGACCGATGTATTAGCCAGTGACTAGAGTCTCGATCTTTATACAGACCAAACTGTGAACTGCTCTTAAAGTAGGACAATCCCAGGTACCAATGCTGTTCTAGTAAGCCAACATGTCTTGGGGAAAAATAATTCCATATGAATACAAATGACTACATTGGTttctaaaaatgtgtttatatttattatcattgttatcttacaaaaatagaattaacagactttaaaagtgttattttctaTTCTATTGTGGACATCAAACATGTGAAACCAATATATTTGCCGTTTGCCACGGTAGTGGACAGTCATCATGCACTTAGCTGGAATCCATCTCTCAAATGACAATGTTTTAAACTGTATGAACCCACCGGCTGTTGCCCCTCCTGATGAAATGAAGCCAGCAAGTCAAGGTAGTGCTCTACTGCTTCTGAAAACCttcaggaaacaaaaacattgacaCTACATAACATCTATAAACCAGATTGCATTATTAGTTTCACATATTACATAAACATAAAACCAGACCCTACTTCATAAAGCTGAAGCAACACAGGGTGACATGCAGTGCTATTTAGTTTTGGGCCAATTGCTCTGTAAGGGAACAATATTAGAAGAAGCATTTCCAAAAGTCCCACCTCCTGCTGTGAAGGCTCCTTTGTGCCAGGGAGTATTTCACCCCGAGCAGGGCTGGTGTTGACAACATGTGCATCACAGCCGGGCTGCACAGTAGAGTCACGGGGGCAATCAGGGCAGTCCAGTCCTGGCCGGCCTCAGTGGAAGAAGGACACGCCACAGCCTGAGGAGGACACACAACATTTATGTGTGGAGGGTAAAGAGGTGGCCAGACCTGCTCTCAGAGACCCCCAGTTTTCTAAATCAAGACTGGGACCCATGTTAAAAGTTTGTGAATAAGGCATGTCTCCCATTCAGCGATATGCCATATAGTGTTGAGGAGTTTTTTCTGCAGGTActcactgagtgcaacaaagaGAGGGCCTCTATCTCCGCCTGTACCACGCCCAGCTGCCTGAACACCAACGAGCTTTGGTAGAGAGCACTCAGACAGCCGAAGTCCGTCTCCAGGGCCTTTCGGTGGCACTGCAGGGCACTCTGGGGCCTACCCTACAAAGCAAAACCACAACGCACAACCGACTTAAAAAAGGTTAGAGGAGTGCTTGTTAAAAACACCTCTGAGCTCTGCTTTGTGGGCTGGGGAACACATAGatcttacaaaaaaataaattaattttcaaTGTTCAAGTCTGAAgtaccaacaaaacaaaacaaactgaaggAGGAAGTATTTAATAAGGATGTGCAAACCCAAACTGAGGTTTGAACATGAATATGCATTCAAGCAGGCAGACTTTCCCAAACAGACACCTGAAAGAGAGGCTCCATGTCCCAGAAGATTAAATTGACTGGTATTCTAGTTTTTTCAAGACCTCAAACCTACAAAATATAACTGcaagaataataaaatgcaatgcTTAATCTTTATGTGCACCAAATGCTGCACCAAAAAGCACTACCCTGTTTGGATCTTGCACTGCCTTGGTGGGGAGTCTACATTGACATCACGCACTGG from Amia ocellicauda isolate fAmiCal2 chromosome 8, fAmiCal2.hap1, whole genome shotgun sequence encodes the following:
- the fancg gene encoding Fanconi anemia group G protein isoform X3, whose protein sequence is MDPAFSIGRTDCWDIWTDENNSIVKKWKSFARIKKREHANETLRQCHYESNKLLQKIQGLPPVAARLPLELTVLYNTLLFSFSLSGGGDTGEELLSRGLVRGLEALSSQAPSRAPLDLWRATLQVSSGTELAHCVHQLACVQWAQWLSTCQLQSIRELALLLTDSWTENLTSLGDFLAAIREVHLSVDENPACSVALSSGEFRELLHVCSVVAQGVVQMEGGQLSEALLAFQEAAGLSCSRTLLAQVHTLTGICLSKLGRPQSALQCHRKALETDFGCLSALYQSSLVFRQLGVVQAEIEALSLLHSAVACPSSTEAGQDWTALIAPVTLLCSPAVMHMLSTPALLGVKYSLAQRSLHSRRFSEAVEHYLDLLASFHQEGQQPVTTGHSPHLPRIPEIYLEAALALLKAKRHWDAIVVCEEVVSKTVVLIPDQLAVPLSHAELRDPGSTEPSDEACEGKWESLNFVLWAAAAYFLQGQAFTCLKDSKEAVTHFTRCISLLVKVHVQHTGWQCEGTASGVQALQRLKVLAFTARGVSFMERQQEKEALHNFQLSLQASPGTGSAETELWLLEALWRLGRREEAAAYWRKSQGSTQSPTTEDTEGGVPLYLHSHFPENITLDADSVKRRMEEYVS
- the fancg gene encoding Fanconi anemia group G protein isoform X2, whose protein sequence is MDPAFSIGRTDCWDIWTDENNSIVKKWKSFARIKKREHANETLRQCHYESNKLLQKIQGLPPVAARLPLELTVLYNTLLFSFSLSGGGDTGEELLSRGLVRGLEALSSQAPSRAPLDLWRATLQVSSGTELAHCVHQLACVQWAQWLSTCQLQSIRELALLLTDSWTENLTSLGDFLAAIREVHLSVDENPACSVALSSGEFRELLHVCSVVAQGVVQMEGGQLSEALLAFQEAAGLSCSRTLLAQVHTLTGICLSKLGRPQSALQCHRKALETDFGCLSALYQSSLVFRQLGVVQAEIEALSLLHSAVACPSSTEAGQDWTALIAPVTLLCSPAVMHMLSTPALLGVKYSLAQRSLHSRRFSEAVEHYLDLLASFHQEGQQPVTTGHSPHLPRIPEIYLEAALALLKAKRHWDAIVVCEEVVSKTVVLIPDQLAVPLSHAELRDPGSTEPSDEACEGKWESLNFVLWAAAAYFLQGQAFTCLKDSKEAVTHFTRCISLLVKVHVQHTGWQCEGTASGVQALQRLKVLAFTARGVSFMERQQEKEALHNFQLSLQASPGSAETELWLLEALWRLGRREEAAAYWRKSQGSTQSPTTEDTEGEYNSGCRQCEEEDGGICQLNDATLEVVCSNVQSQAQSHKTSDTSSSNDLSHSLYLCAFVIVSFVQ
- the fancg gene encoding Fanconi anemia group G protein isoform X1; protein product: MDPAFSIGRTDCWDIWTDENNSIVKKWKSFARIKKREHANETLRQCHYESNKLLQKIQGLPPVAARLPLELTVLYNTLLFSFSLSGGGDTGEELLSRGLVRGLEALSSQAPSRAPLDLWRATLQVSSGTELAHCVHQLACVQWAQWLSTCQLQSIRELALLLTDSWTENLTSLGDFLAAIREVHLSVDENPACSVALSSGEFRELLHVCSVVAQGVVQMEGGQLSEALLAFQEAAGLSCSRTLLAQVHTLTGICLSKLGRPQSALQCHRKALETDFGCLSALYQSSLVFRQLGVVQAEIEALSLLHSAVACPSSTEAGQDWTALIAPVTLLCSPAVMHMLSTPALLGVKYSLAQRSLHSRRFSEAVEHYLDLLASFHQEGQQPVTTGHSPHLPRIPEIYLEAALALLKAKRHWDAIVVCEEVVSKTVVLIPDQLAVPLSHAELRDPGSTEPSDEACEGKWESLNFVLWAAAAYFLQGQAFTCLKDSKEAVTHFTRCISLLVKVHVQHTGWQCEGTASGVQALQRLKVLAFTARGVSFMERQQEKEALHNFQLSLQASPGTGSAETELWLLEALWRLGRREEAAAYWRKSQGSTQSPTTEDTEGEYNSGCRQCEEEDGGICQLNDATLEVVCSNVQSQAQSHKTSDTSSSNDLSHSLYLCAFVIVSFVQ